The Microcoleus sp. bin38.metabat.b11b12b14.051 region GAATAGCCGAAAACCTGTAAAAACAACAAAACCCTCTCAGAGAGAAGGTTTTATTAATCGGAGCGACACGATTTGAACGTGCGACCCCCACTACCCCAAAGCTCAATTACTCACCCTCAAACTCTTTTCTTGTAAGCATTCTGGCTATTGTCAATTAGTGGTATAGCTTTAGTGTCGATCGAGAGTGATTTTTTTTGTGCGTCGAGTGACTTCAGTCTAAATTTAATTGAGTCTAAATTTTATTTATGCTCAGTTTAGACTCAATTAAATTTAGGCTCAATTAAATTTAGGGCTAAATTACAGCTTTTTTGAGATTTAGCACAGAAACTTGACCATATTCTAAGTTTCCTTATAGCACAGAAAGCTTAGAATATAAGGCATCTAGCGTTTTTGCGTCTCGATCGCATCAAGCACCTCTAAAAATTCGGCGTTGCTGAGTTAGAGTATGAATACGAGGAATAATTTATGCAATGCCCAGACTGTAAATCAACCCATATCCGTAAAAACGGCAAGAAGAAAGGAAAACAGAACCACATTTGTGTCCAATGCGGTCGTCAATTCATCAATGAGTATGAGCCCCAACGAGGTTATAGCGAGGCAATCAAATGTGATTGCCTAAAAATGTATGTCAATGGTATGGGTTTACGGGCGATAGAACGAGTTAAGGGAGTTCATCATACCACAGTAATAAATTGGGTAAAACAAGTCGGAAAAATCTTGCCAGATGTTTATGATCCTGAAGTCATTCCAGAAGTTGGTGAACTCGACGAATTACAAACTTATGTGAAAAAAAAAACAGACAATATCTGGCTGTGGACAGCGGTTGACCACTTTAAGCCAGGAATTTTGGGATGGGCATTAGGAGATCTAGCGTGCTAAGACATTTGAACCATTATGGGACAAAGTAAGTGAATGGAAATGCTACTTCTATGTAACGGATGGATGGTCTGTATATCCGATGTTTATCCCTGATGGTGATCAGATTATTAGCAAGACTTATATGACACGAGTAGAAGGAGAAAATACAAGATTAAGACATTATTTGGCTAGACTACATCGCAAGACTCTTTGTTATTCTAAGTGCGAGGAAATGCTTAAGCATTCTATTAAATTATTAATACATTACTTGAAATTTGATGATCTTCCCATTCCTGGGGCATTCATACCTTGATTCAGCAACGCCAAAATTCTTAGTTGACATATAAAGAAAAAAAGGCTGACTTAGAGGTAGTCTAAGAAAATTTAGAGGTTCAATTAATCTTATTTTCGTACTAAAATAAATTAGTTGCTAAAAACTAAAAAGCAGTGGTGGTATAGCTTTAGTCTCGATCGTCTCTAAAAATATTAGATTTCGCAGCCCTATAAATAATTTATCCCTATGCCTAACATATCCCTAAAAGTACGGTATATCAGGCATAGGGATAAATTGAGCTTAGGGCTAAATTACAGCTTTTTTGAGATTTAGTAGTGTTTTCGCGTCTCGATCGCAGTTTTTATGAACTTTTGTTAAATAGTTATCGTATAAACGTAGGTTTGTGTTATATTACTTATAATATGACAAGTAGTTTAACTGAGGATTGCCAATGAGTTCAAATATTGTCGCAACTGAAACCAGACTGTTTGGCGAACAGGAGTTGACATGGGTGTTAACTGAATCTGGTAGAAAAGCAGTAAGAGCAGCAGAACTTATAAAAGCTTTAGGTAAGCAAGAGAAAGATACTTCAAGACTTGTGCAAATGAATGTCTTCCCTGATTTTCGTTTTCAATCAAGTTTCGGTGAGGCAAAACGTCCATCTTGGTATTTGTACGAACAAGGTGCTGTACAACTTGCAACTAAACTTGACACACCAGAATGTGAATTGTTTCAGCGATGGGTTTTTGATGTAGTTGTAAAGCTATTTGCTAGTGGTGGCATCATCATGCCCACCGCCACTAGCGAGCAATTGGGTGTGTTGATTAAGGATGCGAATGCGAAACTGATGTCAAAATACAGGATGCGATCGGTAAAGTTCAAAACCGACAAAGACGGCACAGTGAAAATGACAGTGTTCAGAAACGGGGGGAAGGAATACGAAACGTACATTTCAGACAAATCAAAACCAAGCCTAGTCAACCCACAGATTCTGATAATCGGGCATTACGACGATGCGGTGGACTCATGCAGCATCGACATCGACTCACCGATGAAGGAAGCCTATGTCCGGTGGCGTCAATACGATGATGTGTACGATCGCCGATGGAAGCGAAATGAGCTTGAGGAATGGGTACGGGTAAACTTTCCGGTTGCTGCGTAGTGATGTTTTGGCGACTTTGACTGCTGCGGTCTACCCAGTTTTTCAACCTCTAACCGCCGTAGTGTAGCGGGTGATAGCTATCACCCGCTATTTTTCTATAATGTCAAAAATCTAGTAAAAACACGTAGAAAAAGTGATCTAAGATTGAATTAATTTATCAATAATAATATGTCAGACATACATCAGAATCTCCCGGATTCTTTTGTCGAACGAGTCACGACATTGGAATTCCGAGTGCAGTTGCTAACGAAAGAACTGCAAGATATTAGAGCTTCACACACGAAGCACAAGAAAGAAACCAGATTAATGAGAGAAGTAACTGAACTTTGTACTTGGCTTCCAGGGGGAGCCAAGGGATTTTTATTATCTCTTTTTGCTGTGATTTTTTTGAGTTCGTTAACAGCAGAAATAATGCTGAAAACTACGAATGTTCACGTAGAAATTCGTCGGTATTTAATAGATGTCCTTGAGTTCAAAGATTAGCGATTAGCTTTCCAGATATAGGGAAGCACAAAATCATCATCTGCCCAGAATCCTTTTCCTAGGTTCTGGGCTTGATTCTTAGCAGCAACCACTGCTTGATAAATCAAGCCTGAATTATTTGGTGGAACGTTGACTGCCAAGCCCGCAGCAGCTAGGATAACTTGGATGTTATTTGTTACCGACATTTCGGCGATCGAATCGCACAAGTACCAGTCAGCAATGGTTCTACCAAAAATGTCTAGTCCGATCGGCGCCAAACAAACAGTTTTTTTTCTGATCAAAGATAGGAGAAAAGTTTTAGCTTCTCCTCCCCATTCCCATTGATTCAAATCTTCTGGCTTCTGACTTAAATCAGTTTTATATCTTATTTCAGGTGTATCAATCCAAGCAGCCCGTGTTCGGACTGTTTTTTTATTTCTGCTAAACTGAAATGTATCAGCATCTAATAAAAACTTTCTGGGCACTACGATCGGTTCATTCATAGTATAATAGGAAAAAAGGACACAATTATAATAGAAAACGTGGCATAAACCAAATCGAATCGATTTAATTGGATCGGTTTAATCAGCAGCCAGTTATCTAATTATACCAGATTAAGACTTTTTCCTTGACAAAAACTTTTGACAATAATCAAAATGCACAAAACAGATAACTTTTCTTACCGCCTAGTTGTGGCAACTTTATCAGGAGCTGTGGCAGTTTCGTTGATTTCGGGAATGGCACTTGCAGTAATGAATAAGCCAATTCCTGAGATTTTCATTGTGATCGGGAGTAATGCGATCGGCGCAATCTCAGGTTTATTAGCTCCTTCACCAAATCAGAAAGATGGCTAAAGAGTTTGCTCGACGGGTTTTGCTTGCTCAACCCATCGATAAAATATTAATTATTGAAGCAATATCAAGATTAAATTTTGATATTACCTACATGGAATATGCTAAAAAAACTTTTAATCGTGCTGCGGAAACTCAAGAATCGATTGATGAATCAAAAGAACTTTTGCTAAAGCTCAAAAACTTACTTTGATAAATTGACATTTAGATGTGCTTGGTTTATTCTAAGAAATATATATTTTCACCCATCATTCAGTGTCTGCAAGGGCACTGTTTTTTGTTGAAACTACTTATCGTAGACAACCTTAATCTTTGCTCCTGGCCCCGCAGGCGAAGCAAAAACATAAAGCTTTCCGTTGTGAGAGAAATGGCGAGACTGTACCCGCATCCCGTAGCTACCTACTTTGCAAGAGGGGTTTTTTTCTGTACCGCTTGGAGTAAACGGAACAGGGTTGATACTGCTACGGGGAATTCCATTAACAGAAACGAGTTTTGACAATGGGTAAGAAGTAGTGCTCGACAGAGCAACATAGCCACATTTGTTGACGGTAGCTGTTCTGATTTTCGTTGTTGGTGTTGGTTTACTAGGTTGGTTGGGGTTGGAACCAGTGTTTGGTGTAGGAGCATTTGGAAGATTAATTCGCGGTAATGGAGTCGGTGTCCAAGGAGTAACAGTAAAAGTCATAGTTTATTTCCAGGAATTATTGTGGTTGTGAAAATGAAATCAGGGTTAGTCCTGTAGCGTCGATCGCACTTAATTAGCTCCATAAATTGAGCATGACCGTCGCGCGATCGACCTACTAAACAGCCAGCAGAAGCTGTGTAAATGTCATTTTGAGGATGATCGTAACCGTGATGTTGATTGATTCCGAAGTTACCTTCAAAAATATCATCCCCAGTTCGCATCATATCCCTATTGTAGTCGCGGTGAACAGGAACAGGAGCAACTTGAATCAGAGATTCGTGGGGTTCGCTCATACCGTGAATCCCAATTTGCCACGATCGATACTGCCCGAAAGCAATGCGCGCTGCACCATCAGGATTCATTGGTCGATCGGTATAGTGATACCCTGGCTCTGTTGTAGCCTGCCATCTGTCGATAATTGCAGGTACTTCATTGTCAAAATCAATTATCATCCGCACATCGTTGAAGTGATTCGGGCTATCATTGTTGAGTGTACCGTCGATATTCATGCCCTCAACGTAGATGATGTTTAATTCGTCTTTGCCCCTAAATATCTGATACTTCTGGGCTTTCATGTAATTGATAATTTTGGTTACTAGCACAAAGTATTCCTCATTAGATTATATAACTATTATACAATAACTATACAATAATTTAATTAGCGATTAAATCGAGGCGAACAGATACACGTTAAGTAACTGTATAATCATGACCAAAGAAACAGATATTTTGCAACAATACTATCAGAAATGGAAAAGAGGCGAGTATAAGTCTTGCAAATCCCCATTTGACGATCCATTTATTTTGCATGGTGATGAAGGATTTATGGTAAAAATGAGTCATAATCAAGATTTTATTGGCAAAATACACGCTAACACCAAATATATTGGATGTGTTTCTGAGCTAGCTTTGGTTTACGGGGAAACTCCAGATAAAACTATCGATGAGTTTTTATCTGGAGTTAAAAAAAAGTCTCAGAATCATGATTGATTCTGAGACTTTCACAACCTAAAACTCAGATTCGGATTCTAAGTGATAGGTGTCATTCAGCCGTTCATTTTCCATTTGATATATCTCTTCTTGAGATACATCGAATTGTGAATTGATTAGGGCAACTTCAGCAATTCCAGCAGAAATAGCATCAGCTAGATTTGCTGAAATGCCCCAACTCATGCCAAAATTTACGATCGACCATTCAACATCGCCTGGATTTCCACGATGCCAAGACCCGCCACCAGCGATGGTGATTTCTTTGAAATCGATAGTCAATCCGTTGGTTGTGATTTGCATTTTCCTTGGCTCCATAAAGAATGTAATGAGTCAGTTTTTGACTCATTACTTTATGGCGAAGCCTTTTTTCTGTTATTATGGAAAATCTCGAACTTTCAAGTCACTAGAAAATTCGTCAATTACCACCCTTACGGTCTTTGAGTTTAAGTTTGAAATTGAGAATTGAATTGTGCAACCAACTAATGAATTGTTAATTTTTTGAACTCGTAAGGAAGAATAAAATCGGGTTTTGACCAAATCCCTATTTTTTTACGGTTAGCATTTGCTGTTTCGGTGATTATTCCCCGCAGTACAGCCAATTCTCGGCTGCTGTAGGAGTATCGATTAAACGGTAAATAACTAACTGCCATTCCCAGTTTACAAAGCTTAATTTGTAAATTGGTTGTTGCAGAAACTTTTTCGATATAACAATCACATACCCAACGATCGAATGGGTCTTTGACGATCGGGATTGTGATTATCGGTTTTCCTGCCACTAGATCCATCAATGCAGTTTTTGCTTTTTCCGCCCATTCCCAGTGTTCAAGGATTTGGGGATTGTTGTTATTTTGTCCATTTTTTCGAGATTCGGGCGAATCGATCCATTGCAATCTAGCTTTAAATAATTGACCTTGAAAATCAAGATTTAAAGTGTCTCCATCAAATACGAATTTTGACAGACAGTTGTAGCCATTTCCAGGTATTAGCATTTGTAAAGCCTTATTTATTTTTTATTATACTCTAAGGTAAAGCCTTAATAACAGTAATGGCTCCCTTGAATTTAAGGGAGCCATTATTATTTACTGTGGCAACTGACGGACTTTCAAATCTTCATAGAATTCATCAATATCTCCACCCTTGCGGTCTTTGAGTTTTACTCTCATCAAATCGTGTTCATAATCAATTGGAGCATCAGCCATTGGCATTGACCCCAACTGCTTAACAAACACTGCGACTTTGGCTGATTTACACTGGCTAATGATCGATCGCAACCAATCAATTTCACAAGGACGAGCACCAGTTCCTGACTCACCACCGACAATCACCCAGTTTATTTTTGATTCGGCGATCGGATGTCCGCCCTGAAAATCACAAGTTTGGCACCCGACACAAACACCGAGATATTGCCTCAAATCTACTAGCTCCAACAGTGGCTCACAGCTTAAAAACCGAACTGTTGCCGGGGTTTGCAAAAGTAAGGCAATGCGATCGTCCGCAGCTTTTTGATTCTCAATACTGGTGCCGAGCCAAACATTGGGCAGTGGCCAGATAAATTTATCCCATTCTGCCTGTGGCTTGATTTCCTTTACAGCATCGAAGACCATTTCACTTCTTGATGCGTAGCATTCAGGTTTGCCCTTATGAAGGGCGAAGTATTCTTGCATCCGTTCTGGGCGTTTAGTCAAAACTTGGAAAGTGTGTTGTGACGCGATCGCCATCACCGCGAAAATCTTGTTTAGCCATTCATCTTCGACATTTGCATGAAAGATGTCAGACATTGAACAGACGAATATTTTTTTGGGTGATTTCCACGACAGCGGTTTGAGTAATTGATTTTCGACAAACTCGATCGTGCCGTCCCATTCTTTTACGCTTTGATATTGAGGAAATTGTTGCAGTCGTGCTGACTTAGCAGCAGATTCTGCGTAACAATTCTTGCAGCCAGCGCTGATTCGAGAACAGCCAACAAGTGGGTTCCAGCTATTCTCTGTCCAGTGTATTTTACTAGCCATTATTTTCGCTCCTTATTTTAACAAAGTTGCTAATAACTAAACAGATACAAATTCTATTTAGTTATTGTTTGTTCTAGACAGTTTTATTTCTGGCTTTGCGAGCTGTCACGCTGTTGTTTTCTCGTTTAGCTTATTGGAAGCGAACACTCGCCGGGGTTGACGAGTGTTTCGAGAAAAACTTAATTACCTAACAAATCCCAGATAAAAGGCATTGCTGCGTCTTTGGATTCTTCGTCAAATTCTTCTTGTCTGTTTTTGAAGTTTTCT contains the following coding sequences:
- a CDS encoding IS1 family transposase (programmed frameshift); its protein translation is MQCPDCKSTHIRKNGKKKGKQNHICVQCGRQFINEYEPQRGYSEAIKCDCLKMYVNGMGLRAIERVKGVHHTTVINWVKQVGKILPDVYDPEVIPEVGELDELQTYVKKKTDNIWLWTAVDHFKPGILGWALGDLAAKTFEPLWDKVSEWKCYFYVTDGWSVYPMFIPDGDQIISKTYMTRVEGENTRLRHYLARLHRKTLCYSKCEEMLKHSIKLLIHYLKFDDLPIPGAFIP
- a CDS encoding thermonuclease family protein, translated to MNEPIVVPRKFLLDADTFQFSRNKKTVRTRAAWIDTPEIRYKTDLSQKPEDLNQWEWGGEAKTFLLSLIRKKTVCLAPIGLDIFGRTIADWYLCDSIAEMSVTNNIQVILAAAGLAVNVPPNNSGLIYQAVVAAKNQAQNLGKGFWADDDFVLPYIWKANR
- a CDS encoding thermonuclease family protein, which codes for MLIPGNGYNCLSKFVFDGDTLNLDFQGQLFKARLQWIDSPESRKNGQNNNNPQILEHWEWAEKAKTALMDLVAGKPIITIPIVKDPFDRWVCDCYIEKVSATTNLQIKLCKLGMAVSYLPFNRYSYSSRELAVLRGIITETANANRKKIGIWSKPDFILPYEFKKLTIH
- a CDS encoding phage Gp37/Gp68 family protein gives rise to the protein MASKIHWTENSWNPLVGCSRISAGCKNCYAESAAKSARLQQFPQYQSVKEWDGTIEFVENQLLKPLSWKSPKKIFVCSMSDIFHANVEDEWLNKIFAVMAIASQHTFQVLTKRPERMQEYFALHKGKPECYASRSEMVFDAVKEIKPQAEWDKFIWPLPNVWLGTSIENQKAADDRIALLLQTPATVRFLSCEPLLELVDLRQYLGVCVGCQTCDFQGGHPIAESKINWVIVGGESGTGARPCEIDWLRSIISQCKSAKVAVFVKQLGSMPMADAPIDYEHDLMRVKLKDRKGGDIDEFYEDLKVRQLPQ